From the genome of Arthrobacter sp. SLBN-122:
TCTGGCGGTGCTCAAGGAGACTGCGGTGCGGCACGGCAGGCTGTGGGCAGTCAATGACCGCGCGGACATCGCCGTCCTCTCCGGGGCACCGGTGTTCCACATCGGCCAGAAGGACCTTCCCTTGGCCGCAGCGCGTACGTTGGTCAACGGAAATGCCGCGATCGGGCTCTCCAGCCACACCACGGAGCAGGTGGACGCCGCCCTGGCAGCAGCTGCCGGGCCGGCCGGCCTGGACTATTTCTGCGTGGGTCCGGTGTGGGCCACCCCCACCAAACCCGGCAGGGCCGCCGTCGGACCCGGCCTGGTGAAGTACGCCGCGGACGCCTCGGGAAGGGCGGCGGATCCGGTGCCCTGGTTCGCCATTGGCGGCATCGACCACGGAAACGTCCGGCAGGTGGCGGAAGCGGGGGCCCGCAGGATCGTGGTGGTCCGCGCCATCACCGAGGCTCCCGATCCCGCGGCCGCTGCTGCTTCGCTCCTCGACGCGCTGGATGCCGCCGGCGCCTGATGCCATATCCATGGACTTGGAGCTACGCTGATTTTTGTGTCACATCATCGGCTGGCCCCCAACGTCCATGACCACAGGAACGCCCTGGAAGAGGCGTTGGGCCTGCTGCGGACCGAACTCGAGCTGCCGGGACCCTACCCCGCTGAAGCCGTGGCGGATGCCCAGGCTGCCGTAGCCGCGCTGAAGCTGCCGTCCTATGACCTGACCGCCGTGGAGTTCGTGACCATCGATCCGGCAACGTCCACGGACCTGGACCAGGCGGTGTTCATCGAACCGGACGGGAACGGCTACCGGGTGCTGTACGCGATCGCCGACGTCCCCGCGTTCGTTGCCCCCGGCGGTCCGCTGGACGCCGAGACCCGGCGCCGCGGCCAGACGTTCTACGCTCCGGACGGCAGGATTCCGCTGCATCCGGAAGTGATCAGCGAGGGGGCAGGAAGCCTGCTGCCTGGGCAGGACTGTTCAGCGTTCGTGTGGGACTTCACGCTCGACGGCGAGGCGACGGTTTTGTCAGTGGGCGTCAGGCGGGCGCGGGTCCGCAGCCGCGACAAGCTCAGCTACAAGGGCGCCCAGGCAGACCTCGACGCCGGGACTGCCTCCCCGGTGCTGCAGCTGCTCCGGGAGGTGGGCCTGAAACGGGTGGCCCTGGAACGGGAACGCGGAGGGGCAAGCCTGAACATGCCCGAGCAGGAAATTGTCCAGCTGCCCGATGGCGGCTACCGCATTGACGCTGTCCCGCAGCTTGCCGTGGAGGACTGGAACGCGCAGATTTCGCTGATGACCGGGATGGCGGCCGCGCAGCTCATGCTGGAGGGCAAAGTGGGAATCCTGCGCACCATGCCCGCCCCGGAAGAACGGTCCCTGCGCCATTTCCGTCTGCAGACCGAGGTGCTGGGCAGGCCCTGGGACGGCGAGGTCAGCTATGGCGAGTACCTGAGGTCACTGGATCCCACCGACCCGCGCCAGCTGGCCATCATGCATTCCGCCGGCATGCTGTTCCGGGGAGCGTCCTATACCGCCTTTGACGGCACAGTCCCCGAGGACGGGGTTCAGTCAGCCATCGGCGCGGCCTATGCCCACACCACCGCGCCGCTGCGCCGCCTGGTGGACCGCTTCGTGCTGGTCATCTGCGAGGCCCTGAGCAACGGCGCCGACGTTCCGGGTTGGGCGCGTGAGGCCCTTCCGCTGCTGCCGGGCATCATGGCCGGCTCAGACCAGCTGGCGTCCAGGATGGAGCGCCTGGCCCTGGACACCGTGGAGGCGGCGCTGCTGCTGAACCACATTGGCCAGGAGTTCGAGGCCATCGTGATTTCCGGGTCCAAACCGCAGAACGGCAACGGCAACGGCAACGGAACGGGGAAAAGCGGCAACGGAAAGAACGGCAACGGCAGTTCGGGCATTATCCAGGTTGCCGAGCCGGCTGTCACCGCGCGGTGTGCGGGCGAGCTGGAGTCCGGAACCAAGGTCCGGGTCCGCCTGGTTTCTTCGGACATCACCACCCGGGAGATCCATTTCGAACTCGTCCCGTGAGGGCCGGCAGGCGCGGCAGGCGGGCCGGAACAGTGTTTCTGCGCCTGTGCGGCTAGACTGAGAGGGTAGAAATGGATGCCCGGTCGTTGATTTCCTTGATTTGAAACCAACAAGCCCGCCCCTACGCGATCTTGAGAATTACCCGCTGGTCACCAGTGCCAGCATTAGATAGCCCGCGATCGGCTTCCACTGGAATCGCTTGCGCGCCTGAGCGTGCTCCGGAGCGGCCAGCCCTGGCCGGCCCGTTGAGCAGGCAGCGCCATTGCCCAAATGAATAAGGAAACTCCCCCGTGAGTGAATTGCATACCCACCAGCTTCTGAGCGATGAGTCCGGCACGGAAACCATCGAGCCGGAAGAAACCATTATCTCGGACGAAACCCCGCATGAGATCGCGGAAAAGTCCTTTGCCGACTACAACGTCCGCGAGGACATCGTGGAGTCCCTGGCCGACGCCGGGATCACCCACCCCTTCCCCATCCAGGCCATGACCCTGCCGGTGGCCCTTGGCGGCCATGACATCATCGGCCAGGCCAAGACCGGCACCGGCAAGACCCTGGGCTTCGGCATTCCCGCACTCCAGCGCGTCATCGGGCAGGACGACCCCGGCTACGCCAAGCTGGCCGTGCCGGGAGCCCCGCAGGCCCTGGTCATCGTCCCCACCCGCGAACTGGCCGTGCAGGTGGCCGGGGACCTGGTGACGGCATCGCGGAAGCGCAATGCGAGGATCGCCACCATCTACGGCGGCCGCGCCTACGAGCCCCAGGTGGAGGCGCTGAAGCAGGGCGTGGAGGTTGTGGTGGGTACCCCGGGCCGCCTCATCGACCTTTACAAGCAGAAGCACCTGAGCCTGAAGAACGTCAAGATCGTGGTCCTGGACGAGGCCGACGAGATGCTGGACCTGGGCTTCCTCCCGGACGTGGAGACCCTTATCGCCGCGACGCCTGCCGTCCGTCAGACACTCCTGTTCTCCGCCACCATGCCCGGCCCTGTCATCGCCATGGCCCGCCGCTACATGACCCAGCCCACCCACATCCGGGCCGCGGACCCCGAGGATGAGGGCCTGACCAAGCGCGACATCCGCCAGCTGATCTACCGCGCCCACAGCATGGACAAGATCGAGGTGGTGGCCCGCATCCTCCAGGCCAGGGGCCGCGGGCGCACCATCATCTTCACCAAGACCAAGCGCACCGCCGCCAAGGTTGCCGAGGAACTGGTGGACCGCGGGTTCGCGGCTGCCGCCATCCATGGCGACCTGGGCCAGGGCGCCCGTGAACAGGCGCTGCGGGCGTTCCGCAACAACAAGGTGGACGTCCTGGTGGCCACCGATGTCGCGGCGCGCGGCATCGACGTCGAGGACGTCACCCACGTCATCAACTACCAGTGCGTGGAAGACGAGAAGATCTACCTGCACCGCGTGGGCCGCACCGGCCGCGCCGGCAACAAGGGCACCGCAGTCACCTTCGTGGACTGGGACGACATGCCGCGCTGGGGCCTGATCAACAAGGCCCTGGGCCTGAGCGTTCCCGAACCCATTGAGACGTACTCCTCCTCACCGCACCTCTACGCGGACCTCGACATCCCCGAGGGCACAAAGGGACGGCTGCCGCGTGACAAGCGCACCCTGGCCGGCGTTGACGCCGAGGTGCTTGAGGACCTGGGCGAAACCGGCAAGAAGAACAGCCGCAGCGGCGGCCGTGACGGCGGCCGGTCCCGGGACAGGGACAGGGACGGCCGCGGACGCGAAAGCCGCAGCGGCAACCGCGAAGGTGGCCGCAGCGGGGGCGACACCAAGCGCAGCGGTGAGCGCCGGCGTCGTACCTCCGACTCTTCCGCCGCTCCCGCAGGTGAGGCTGCTGCTGCTCCCGCAACCGAGGGTGAACAGCCCTCGCGTGCCCGCCGGACCAGGACCCGCACCCGCCGCCGCAACGGCGAAGTGGTGGCCGGCGCCGACACGGGCACGCAGCCTGGCAACTCCGAGGGCTAACTGCCCCAATGACTGACACTGTTTGGGCGCCGGACGGCGGCAGCCTGGTGGTGCACGCGGACAACGCGGAGTACCTCCCCACGCTGCCGGACGGCGCCTTCACACTGATTTATGTGGACCCGCCCTTCAACACAGGCAGGCCGCAGCAGCGCCAGGAAACCCGGATGGTGGTCAACGCCGGTGGCAGCGGCGACCGGGTGGGCTTCAAGGGCCGCTCCTACGACACCATCAAGGGTGCCCTGCACCGCTACGATGACGCGTTCAGCGATTACTGGTCGTTCCTGGAACCCCGGCTGGTGGAGGCATGGCGGTTGCTGGCCGATGACGGAACCCTGTACCTGCACCTGGACTACCGCGAGGTGCACTACGCCAAGGTGATGCTGGACGCCATCTTTGGCAGGGCGTGCTTCCTGAACGAGATCATCTGGGCCTACGATTACGGCGCCCGGGCCAAAAACCGGTGGCCCACCAAGCACGACAACATCCTGGTGTACGTCAAGAACCCGGCGAAATACCACTTCGACAGCGCCGAGGTGGACCGCGAGCCGTACATGGCCCCGGGCCTGGTGACGCCTGCCAAGCGCGAATTGGGTAAGCTGCCCACCGACGTCTGGTGGCACACCATCGTTTCGCCCACCGGCAAGGAAAAGACCGGCTACCCCACGCAGAAGCCCGAGGGCCTGGTCCGCCGCGTGGTTGCCGCGTCGAGCAGGCCGGGTGACTGGTGCCTGGACTTCTTCGCCGGTTCCGGCACGCTGGGGGCAGTTGCCGCCAAGCTTGGCCGGAAGTTCGTGTGCGTGGACCAGAACCAGCCCGCCATCGACATCATGGCCAAGCGGCTGGGTGCCCACGCCACCCTGACCTCCTTCCAGCCCAACTAGGGACGGACGACGGCGGCTCCCGTGCCCAGTGCCTCGATCCGGGCGAGCATGTCCGGCGACGTCAGGTTTTCGCCGAGCAGGTTGGGCTTGCCGGTGCCGTGGTAATCGGAGGAACCGGTGACCAACAGGTCGTGTTCGGCCGCCAGCCTGCGCAGGAAGTCCCGGCCCTCTTCCGGGTTGTCCCGGTGGTCGATCTCCAGGCCTGCCAGGCCCGCGTCGATCATGTCACGGTACGTCCGCTCCCCCACGATCCGTCCCCGGCCCGACGCCACGGGATGGGCAAACACGGGCACACCGCCGGCCGCACGGACGAGTTCGACGGCGGTGGCCGGGTCCGGGGCGTAATGCGGGATGAAGTACCTGGACCGGGACGTGAGGATGGAGGCGAAGGCCTCTGAACGGTCCTCCACCACGCCCGCGGCGACGAGGGCGTCGGCGATGTGCGGCCGCCCAAGGGTGGCGCCGGGTGCCACGTGGTGGATCACGTCGTCCCAAGTCAGCGGGTAGTCCTCCGCGAGGATGGTGACCATCCGTTCTGCCCTGCTGAGGCGGGAATCCTTGGCCTTGGTGATTTCCTCCAGGAGTCCCGGATGGTTGGGGTCGTGCAGGTAGCTCAGCAGGTGAACGCTGATGCCCTCCTCCGTCCGGCACGAGACCTCCATGCCCGGCACCAGTGCCACACCGCAGGTTGCGGCGGCCTCGGCTGCCTCCGCCCAGCCTGCCGTCGAATCGTGATCGGTCAGGGCAACCACGTCAAGGCCGGCGCGCGCAGCGGATGCCATGACATCGGCGGGCGTTTCGGTGCCGTCGGAAACATTGGAGTGGGCATGCAGGTCAATCCTCACTGGTCCAGCGTAGTGGACTGTCGGACAGGGAACCCGGCCGGCACGTTCGCTTAGCCGGGATGCTGGTGAGACGATGGTGCCGTGAACGATGCCGAAAACACCCAAAACTCTGCTTCCCAGCCACTGGAGGAGCGCGTCAACAACCGCTCCCAGCGGCCCAGTTCCAACGCCTTCAAGGCCTTCATGGCCAGCAACTGGGCACCGTCCAGCCAGGAACTTCCGGAGCGGGACGCCGTCGCCGGCTACGCCGCATCCCGGCGCAAGGCGATCTCTGCCCTCTTCAGCGGGGAACGCCTGGTCATCCCGGCGGGGCCGCTTAAAGTCCGTTCGAACGACTGCGACTACCGCTTCCGCCCGCATTCCGGCTTCGCCCACCTGACCGGGCTGGGCCTGGACCACGAACCGGATGCCGTCCTGATCCTGGAACCTGTTGAAGAAGGAAAGGGCGACGACGGCGGGAACCACCGGGCGACGCTGTACTTCCGTCCGCTGGCCGGCAGGGACACGGAACAGTTCTACGCGGACTCCCGCTCGGGTGAATTCTGGATTGGCGCCCGCCCCACCCTGGAGGAATTCGAGGCCCGGCTGGGACTGGCCACCGCTCACATCGACCAACTGGAAACGGCCATCACCAAGGACGTGGGCGCACCGGAAATCGGCGGCATCTCCATCCGGCTGGTCCGCAAGGTGGACGAGAACATTGATGCGCTGGTGGACACGGCCCGGTACAACACTGCCAGGGACCCCGAGAACCTGGACCTTGCCGTCCTGGATGCCCTGGACGAAAAGCTTTCTGAGGCTCTCTCCGAACTGCGCCTGCTCAAGGATGAGTGGGAAATCGAGCAGATGAAGACCGCAGTTTCCGCCACGGTGGAAGGGTTTGAAGAAGTGGTCAAGGCGTTGCCGCGGGCACTTACTCATGCCCGCGGCGAGCGGGTGGTTGAAGGAGCATTCTTTGCCCGCGCCCGCGAGGTGGGCAACGAGCTGGGTTACGACACCATCGCAGCGTCCGGCAACAATGCAACCGTGCTGCACTGGACCCGGAACACGGGGCGCATCCACGCCGGCGAGCTCCTGCTCCTGGACGCCGGCGTCGAGGCCGACTCGCTCTACACGGCAGACATCACCAGGACACTTCCGGCCAGTGGCGCCTTCAGCGACATCCAGCGCAAGGTCTACCAGGCGGTCCTCGATGCTGCCGATGCCGGGTTCGCCGCGGCCCAGCCGGGAACCAAGTTCCGGGACATCCACACCGCCGCCACCACGGTCCTGGCCGAGCGCCTGGCCGAATGGGGCATCCTGCCTGTCAGCGTGGAGGAGGCAATCAGTCCCGAGGGCCAGCAGCACCGCCGCTGGATGCCGCACGGCACCAGCCACCACCTGGGCCTGGACGTCCACGACTGCGCCCAGGCCAAGCGCGAACTGTACCTCGACGGCATCCTTACTGAAGGCATGGTCTTCACCATCGAGCCGGGCCTCTACTTCAAGAAGGAGGACCTGGCGATCCCCGAGGAATACCGGGGCATCGGCGTCAGGATCGAGGACGACATCCTCATGACCGCTGACGGCCCCGTCAACCTCAGCGCCGCCCTGCCGCGCAATCCGGAGGACGTGGAGGACTGGATGGCCGGCATCTACCGGACCGAAGAGGCCTGACCCAGGCAGAAGCACTCCTGACCAGGGCCAAACAGCAAAGAGCGGGGCCGCCGGAATGAATCCGGCGGCCCCGCTCTTTGGTTCCGACGCCGGCAGGCCGGGCAGTGTCAGGCCGTCACTCCCAGGCTGCCTGCAATAGCTCCTAGTGCCGGTGCCCGCCCTGGTGCTGGTCCCCGTCAGGACCGTACTGGCCCTCGGCGGGGTTTTCGGCACCATGTTCTGCGTCCTGTCCCGGTCCGGGCTCCGCTGTTCCCTGCTGGCCGGGACCTCCGGCCGGACCCTGCGGCAGGCGGACGCCGTACTGCGGACGCCCGTCCGGCAGGTCCGGGTATCGGACCGCCCGGACCGGGCCCGCCGGCTGTGCCGGCTGCTGGTGCTGGCCGCCGTCGTACTGCTGGCCGCTGTATTGCTGACCGCTGTGCTGCGGGGCACTGTGCTGCTTGCCGCCGTCGTCGGGGTAGCCGTGTCCATCCTGGCCGCGCCCATCCTGGCCGGGAACGTCCTGACCCGCTCCGTCCTGGACGGATGAGCCGGAGGACCGCTGGCCGTAGGGGTCATTCCAGCCGGCGGGACGGGCCGGACCCTGCTGCTGCCCCGGCTGCTGCTGGTGCTGGTACGGCTGGTTGTAGTAGTCGTGCTGGGTGTACTGACCCTGGCCGGATGCGGCATCCGAACGGGTCATGGGCAGCTGCTGCAGCAGGCGCCGCGCCTCATGGGCGGCCTCGGGCGCAACAATGACGTCGTAGCTGGTGGCCACCACCTGGCTGGTGGACGTGAAGTCGCGCTTGCCGCGCTGCATGGCGTAAGTGACGATGCCGAACAGCATGAAAAAGGCCGCACCCATCAGCACGGACGTCATGATGGAGAAGTACCCGGGTGACGGTGCGAAGAAGGACAGCATGACGCCCACGAACAGGCCGAACCACATGCCGCTCAGCGCCCCCGAAAGGGCCACCCTGGGGTAGCTCAGGCGCCCCGTAACCCGCTCCACCATCTTCAGTTCGTTACCCACGATGGACACCATCTGGACGGGAAACTGCTGGTCCGCGAGGTAGTCCACCGCCTTCTGGGCATCGAGGTAGGAGTTGTAGGAGCCTACGGTGTCACCGGTGGGTACGGCACGGGCGTCATCCGTACCGTTGGGGCCACCGGCCCTGGGAGCACCAAAAATGTTAGACATAACCCCATTCTTGCCCATCAAGGTGGGTGCTGCCTGTAAATTCAGCTAAAAGAGAGCAGACTCGGTAGCCTGTAGAGGTGAGTACAACACCTACCCGCGTCTTCGTGGCGCGCCTCCTGGGCCTCGATGTTTTCGACCCGCTGGGCGACCGGCTGGGCCGGTTGCGCGATGTTGTTGTGCTGTCCCGCGGAACCCAGGGAGCCCCGCACGTGGTGGGCATCGTGGTGGAAGTCCCGGGAAA
Proteins encoded in this window:
- the thiE gene encoding thiamine phosphate synthase — protein: MNVSTPSFPAGHRAPATEVVNSRDSHALKAARLYLCTDARRDRGDFADFVDAAFAGGVDIIQLRDKTIEAAEELDLLAVLKETAVRHGRLWAVNDRADIAVLSGAPVFHIGQKDLPLAAARTLVNGNAAIGLSSHTTEQVDAALAAAAGPAGLDYFCVGPVWATPTKPGRAAVGPGLVKYAADASGRAADPVPWFAIGGIDHGNVRQVAEAGARRIVVVRAITEAPDPAAAAASLLDALDAAGA
- a CDS encoding RNB domain-containing ribonuclease; the protein is MSHHRLAPNVHDHRNALEEALGLLRTELELPGPYPAEAVADAQAAVAALKLPSYDLTAVEFVTIDPATSTDLDQAVFIEPDGNGYRVLYAIADVPAFVAPGGPLDAETRRRGQTFYAPDGRIPLHPEVISEGAGSLLPGQDCSAFVWDFTLDGEATVLSVGVRRARVRSRDKLSYKGAQADLDAGTASPVLQLLREVGLKRVALERERGGASLNMPEQEIVQLPDGGYRIDAVPQLAVEDWNAQISLMTGMAAAQLMLEGKVGILRTMPAPEERSLRHFRLQTEVLGRPWDGEVSYGEYLRSLDPTDPRQLAIMHSAGMLFRGASYTAFDGTVPEDGVQSAIGAAYAHTTAPLRRLVDRFVLVICEALSNGADVPGWAREALPLLPGIMAGSDQLASRMERLALDTVEAALLLNHIGQEFEAIVISGSKPQNGNGNGNGTGKSGNGKNGNGSSGIIQVAEPAVTARCAGELESGTKVRVRLVSSDITTREIHFELVP
- a CDS encoding DEAD/DEAH box helicase — encoded protein: MSELHTHQLLSDESGTETIEPEETIISDETPHEIAEKSFADYNVREDIVESLADAGITHPFPIQAMTLPVALGGHDIIGQAKTGTGKTLGFGIPALQRVIGQDDPGYAKLAVPGAPQALVIVPTRELAVQVAGDLVTASRKRNARIATIYGGRAYEPQVEALKQGVEVVVGTPGRLIDLYKQKHLSLKNVKIVVLDEADEMLDLGFLPDVETLIAATPAVRQTLLFSATMPGPVIAMARRYMTQPTHIRAADPEDEGLTKRDIRQLIYRAHSMDKIEVVARILQARGRGRTIIFTKTKRTAAKVAEELVDRGFAAAAIHGDLGQGAREQALRAFRNNKVDVLVATDVAARGIDVEDVTHVINYQCVEDEKIYLHRVGRTGRAGNKGTAVTFVDWDDMPRWGLINKALGLSVPEPIETYSSSPHLYADLDIPEGTKGRLPRDKRTLAGVDAEVLEDLGETGKKNSRSGGRDGGRSRDRDRDGRGRESRSGNREGGRSGGDTKRSGERRRRTSDSSAAPAGEAAAAPATEGEQPSRARRTRTRTRRRNGEVVAGADTGTQPGNSEG
- a CDS encoding DNA-methyltransferase, which gives rise to MTDTVWAPDGGSLVVHADNAEYLPTLPDGAFTLIYVDPPFNTGRPQQRQETRMVVNAGGSGDRVGFKGRSYDTIKGALHRYDDAFSDYWSFLEPRLVEAWRLLADDGTLYLHLDYREVHYAKVMLDAIFGRACFLNEIIWAYDYGARAKNRWPTKHDNILVYVKNPAKYHFDSAEVDREPYMAPGLVTPAKRELGKLPTDVWWHTIVSPTGKEKTGYPTQKPEGLVRRVVAASSRPGDWCLDFFAGSGTLGAVAAKLGRKFVCVDQNQPAIDIMAKRLGAHATLTSFQPN
- a CDS encoding PHP domain-containing protein; this encodes MRIDLHAHSNVSDGTETPADVMASAARAGLDVVALTDHDSTAGWAEAAEAAATCGVALVPGMEVSCRTEEGISVHLLSYLHDPNHPGLLEEITKAKDSRLSRAERMVTILAEDYPLTWDDVIHHVAPGATLGRPHIADALVAAGVVEDRSEAFASILTSRSRYFIPHYAPDPATAVELVRAAGGVPVFAHPVASGRGRIVGERTYRDMIDAGLAGLEIDHRDNPEEGRDFLRRLAAEHDLLVTGSSDYHGTGKPNLLGENLTSPDMLARIEALGTGAAVVRP
- a CDS encoding aminopeptidase P family protein; this translates as MNDAENTQNSASQPLEERVNNRSQRPSSNAFKAFMASNWAPSSQELPERDAVAGYAASRRKAISALFSGERLVIPAGPLKVRSNDCDYRFRPHSGFAHLTGLGLDHEPDAVLILEPVEEGKGDDGGNHRATLYFRPLAGRDTEQFYADSRSGEFWIGARPTLEEFEARLGLATAHIDQLETAITKDVGAPEIGGISIRLVRKVDENIDALVDTARYNTARDPENLDLAVLDALDEKLSEALSELRLLKDEWEIEQMKTAVSATVEGFEEVVKALPRALTHARGERVVEGAFFARAREVGNELGYDTIAASGNNATVLHWTRNTGRIHAGELLLLDAGVEADSLYTADITRTLPASGAFSDIQRKVYQAVLDAADAGFAAAQPGTKFRDIHTAATTVLAERLAEWGILPVSVEEAISPEGQQHRRWMPHGTSHHLGLDVHDCAQAKRELYLDGILTEGMVFTIEPGLYFKKEDLAIPEEYRGIGVRIEDDILMTADGPVNLSAALPRNPEDVEDWMAGIYRTEEA
- a CDS encoding general stress protein translates to MSNIFGAPRAGGPNGTDDARAVPTGDTVGSYNSYLDAQKAVDYLADQQFPVQMVSIVGNELKMVERVTGRLSYPRVALSGALSGMWFGLFVGVMLSFFAPSPGYFSIMTSVLMGAAFFMLFGIVTYAMQRGKRDFTSTSQVVATSYDVIVAPEAAHEARRLLQQLPMTRSDAASGQGQYTQHDYYNQPYQHQQQPGQQQGPARPAGWNDPYGQRSSGSSVQDGAGQDVPGQDGRGQDGHGYPDDGGKQHSAPQHSGQQYSGQQYDGGQHQQPAQPAGPVRAVRYPDLPDGRPQYGVRLPQGPAGGPGQQGTAEPGPGQDAEHGAENPAEGQYGPDGDQHQGGHRH